One segment of Nostoc flagelliforme CCNUN1 DNA contains the following:
- the radC gene encoding RadC family protein, producing the protein MTYCLRIADLPTNERPRERLMTHGAKILATAELIAILLGTGQGPGKLSAVGLGQYILSELGKHQRDPLAVMREVSPAELMQISGVGPAKATSILAAIELGKRAFQSRPNDGTLIDSPLAAAATLSQDLMWQIQERFAVVLLDVKNRLLGTQVITIGTATETLASPRDIFREVIRQGATRVIVAHNHPSGNLEPSQEDIELTRQLLTGALLLGIPVLDHLILGNGNHQSLRELTTLWDEHPQGD; encoded by the coding sequence GCCTTAGAATTGCCGACCTACCTACAAATGAGCGTCCGCGTGAGCGATTAATGACGCATGGTGCCAAAATTTTAGCCACAGCAGAGTTAATCGCAATTCTTCTAGGCACCGGTCAAGGGCCAGGAAAACTGTCTGCTGTGGGTTTGGGACAATATATTTTGAGCGAATTAGGCAAACACCAACGTGATCCTTTGGCAGTTATGCGAGAAGTTAGCCCTGCTGAGTTGATGCAAATTTCTGGTGTTGGCCCGGCAAAGGCGACAAGTATCTTAGCAGCAATTGAATTGGGTAAACGCGCCTTTCAATCTCGGCCTAATGACGGCACATTAATTGATAGCCCACTTGCTGCGGCTGCTACCCTCAGTCAAGATTTGATGTGGCAGATACAAGAACGTTTTGCAGTGGTGCTATTAGATGTGAAGAATCGCTTATTGGGTACGCAAGTAATTACCATTGGTACAGCAACCGAAACCCTAGCCTCTCCCCGCGATATTTTTCGGGAAGTTATTCGTCAAGGTGCAACGCGGGTAATAGTTGCCCACAACCATCCCTCTGGCAACCTTGAACCCAGCCAGGAAGATATAGAATTGACACGTCAGTTGTTAACAGGGGCGCTGCTTTTGGGCATTCCGGTACTAGATCATCTGATTTTGGGTAATGGCAATCATCAAAGTTTACGGGAACTGACAACCTTGTGGGATGAGCATCCGCAGGGGGATTAG